One Candidatus Symbiobacter mobilis CR genomic window, CCTACACGATCCTTGCGCAGCCTGCTGCCTTTCGCAATCTCGATGCGGGCAACGCCCAAGCGCTGATGGACTTGCGCGACGTGGCCATGTTCGACGGCTCCGCGCTGACCGACGGCTACGCCGGGATCATTGCGCAGGTTGGCATCCGCGCCCAAAGCGCCAATTACGCGGCGGACGTCTCCGGCCAGATCTCGGAAAACCTCGAAACCGACCGCACCGGCGTATCCGGGGTCAACCTCGACGAAGAGGCGTCGAAGCTGATTCAGTTCCAGCAGGCTTATCAGGCTTCCGCCAAGGTCATCCAAGTCGCCCAAGGGATCTTCGACGCGCTGATCCAGGCCGTCGCACGTTGATGAAGGGGAGTCACCATGTCCATGTTCATCCATCGCACCGGTACCGCACACGCCTACGGCAACGCATTGCGCAACATTGGCCAACGCCAATCCGATCTGAACAATCTTCAGGCCAACCTGACGTCGGGCAAAAAAATCATCCGCACCAGCGACGACCCCACCAGCGCCGCCAACGCCGAACGCGCCCGCATGCGCATTAGCCGCACCGCCACGGACATGCGTATGCTCGAAACACAGCGCAATGCCATTGCTACGGCGGAAAGCACACTCGGCGACATCACCGATTCCCTGCAACGCTTCCGCGAACTGGTCGTCAATGCCGGCAATGGCATCAACCGCGACACGGAACGCCAATTCATCATCAATGAACTCCAGGGCTTGCGAGACCACATCTTCTCGATGGCCAATACCAAGGACACCAACGGCATGCCCCTGTTCAGCTCGCTGGGCAGTGCCTTGGCGCCCTTCGTCGGCCCCCTGCCCACCGCGCAGGACTACCAATTCAACGGTCTGCCCGGACAAACGGCGAGCACGGACGTGTCGATACCGTACACGCTCGACGGCGACGGCGCCTTCATGTTCGACCACGATATCGACATCGCCTACAACGTCGAAATGGGCGACCGGCTCACCCCGCTGATCGCCAGCACCGTATCGCTGGCGGATGCATCGAAACTCACGCAGGCTTCTTACACGATTAGCGACATCTCCCTTGGCCCCGGTTCCGTTGCGGACAGCCAGCGTGCGACGTACACGCTCACCGAAACCCTGCCCGATGGCACCGAAAGCACGAATATCGCGACTGGCCCGGACTTCCCCACCACCAGCAACAATATCCCCATCACTTTCGGCGGCCTGACCATGACGCTGACCGGCACCCCGAGCGCGACGGACACGATGACGGTGGAACCCGTGGTCAGCATCTTCAGCGTGCTCGACCGTGCGATTCAGGATCTTGCCCTCGCGCCCAACAACAACAATGCCAATCTGGCCGTGGCCCAAACCCTGCAGAACATCGACATCGGCATGGGCCGCGTCTCCGCCGTGCGGGGGCAGGCTGGCGAACTGCTCAGCCGCGCCGACCGCATCACCACCAACCAAGGCAAGCGCACCGAACAGCTCGAAGCCGACAAATCCCGCGCAGAAGACTTGGACATGATCCAAGGCATCTCGGACTTCAACAACAAGCAAACCGGCTACCAAGCCGCACTGCAAAGCTACGCCAAGGTGCAGCAGCTTTCGCTGTTTGAGTACATGCGGTAGGGGCTGGGGGGTAAAGGACGCGCCTTGGTGGCGTGGCGCAGGGGACGGGAGTCAGTACAGTCATGGCAGAGTACCTTTCTCTTCCACTGGACGCGACAGGCTTCCCAAAACCGCTTCGCAACTCTCCCATTCAGAAGGGAATGCAATGACTGCCATCGCCAAAATCACCGCCCAAGGCCAAACCACCATTCCGGCCGATGTACGCCAGGCCCTGCGTGTGGGGTCGGGCGACTTGCTAGCCTGGGAAATGCTGGAAGACGGCGTGGCGTGCGTGCGCCGCGTTCCGCGCATCGATTCGGATTACCTACAAGCCATCGAAGGCACGCTGACCGAATGGAATTCGGCGGCAGACGAGGAGGCCTATCGTGACTGATGAGCGTGGCCAAGTCGTGTTAGCGATGATCACCTCGGCCAAGAATGCCCCCTGGCCGCTGGACATCCACATCAAAAACTTGGCCGTAGCTGGGCTACCGGCACCCTCGGTGGTTCGATGCAAGCTGTTCACGCTGGGATGAACAACTCGTCCGTGGCGTGCTCGGTCACTTGGCCGAAGTGGATGCGCATTGCGTCGATACAGCCCTGATCTGTCTACTTGGGAGGGCACCCAATGATGACCTTCATCCATATCCCGCGCAGAAGACCTCGACATGATCCAGGGCATCTCGGACTTCTACAACAAACAAACCGGCTACCAAGCCGCGCTGCCAAGCTACGCCAAGGTGCAGCGGCTTTCCACTGCTGTGCTCATTGCGCAGGAATCAGAGATCGAAAAACGCCATGCCCACGTTGAATTGGATCGGCAAGGAAGCCGTCGTCAAACACCACAAAGAGGTGCCGTTCCGCATGTTGGAACCAGCACCGGAGCTTTCCTGCGGGGGCAGCGCCGATGGGAACCTGATCGTGCAGGGCGACAACCTGCACGCACTCAAAAGCCTGCTTCCGCGCTACGCAGGCCAGGTGCAATGCATCTACATCGACCCGCCGTACAACACCGGCAACGAGGGATGGGTCTACAACGACAACGTCAACAGCCCGGAAATTCGCAAGTGGCTGGGAGAGGTAGTCGGCAAGGAAGGCGAAACGCTCGACCGGCACGACCGCTGGCTTTGCATGATGTACCCGCGCCTGGTGCTGCTGCGGCAGTTTCTGCGCGAGGACGGGGCCATCTTTGTGTCGATCGACGACAACGAAGTGGCGACATTGCGGTTATTGATGGACGAGGTGTTTGGGGCGAGAAACTTTGTGGCCAATTTTGTGTGGGAACACCGAAAGTCCAGTCAAAACGATGTTGATGTTTCGCTCTCTCATAACTACACATTGTGTTTTGCCAGAGATCGCAGAGTATTCAGGCTATTGGCTCTAGCGATTGATGCTACTAAATTTTCCAATCCTGACAATGACCCACGGGGCGAATGGGTCGCTGACCCGATGGACGCGCCGAATATTCGGGAAAACTTGCAGTACCCAATTAGTAATCCGAAGACAGGGAAGATTTACTATCCCCCGCCTGGCAGACATTGGCGTTTCACTCAGGAAAAATTTGAATTAGCGCTCGCAGATAGCCGGATTTTGTTTGGGAAGAAGGGAACTTCCAAACCCCAGTTCAAGCGGTTCAAATTTGAGGCGCAAGAAAAAGGCGTCAATCCATCAACTATCTGGACGGATGTTGGTACGGCTACAGAAGGCACTAAAGATCTGATGGAAATTTTTTCTGGAAGTAAAGCATTCGACACACCCAAACCCACCCGCCTACTCCAACGCATCCTTCAAATCGCCACCGACAAAAACTCGCTGATCCTTGATAGCTTTGCCGGTTCCGGCACCACCGCCCACGCCGTGCTGAAGCAAAACG contains:
- the flgL gene encoding flagellar hook-associated protein FlgL, yielding MSMFIHRTGTAHAYGNALRNIGQRQSDLNNLQANLTSGKKIIRTSDDPTSAANAERARMRISRTATDMRMLETQRNAIATAESTLGDITDSLQRFRELVVNAGNGINRDTERQFIINELQGLRDHIFSMANTKDTNGMPLFSSLGSALAPFVGPLPTAQDYQFNGLPGQTASTDVSIPYTLDGDGAFMFDHDIDIAYNVEMGDRLTPLIASTVSLADASKLTQASYTISDISLGPGSVADSQRATYTLTETLPDGTESTNIATGPDFPTTSNNIPITFGGLTMTLTGTPSATDTMTVEPVVSIFSVLDRAIQDLALAPNNNNANLAVAQTLQNIDIGMGRVSAVRGQAGELLSRADRITTNQGKRTEQLEADKSRAEDLDMIQGISDFNNKQTGYQAALQSYAKVQQLSLFEYMR
- a CDS encoding AbrB/MazE/SpoVT family DNA-binding domain-containing protein, translating into MTAIAKITAQGQTTIPADVRQALRVGSGDLLAWEMLEDGVACVRRVPRIDSDYLQAIEGTLTEWNSAADEEAYRD
- a CDS encoding site-specific DNA-methyltransferase, coding for MPTLNWIGKEAVVKHHKEVPFRMLEPAPELSCGGSADGNLIVQGDNLHALKSLLPRYAGQVQCIYIDPPYNTGNEGWVYNDNVNSPEIRKWLGEVVGKEGETLDRHDRWLCMMYPRLVLLRQFLREDGAIFVSIDDNEVATLRLLMDEVFGARNFVANFVWEHRKSSQNDVDVSLSHNYTLCFARDRRVFRLLALAIDATKFSNPDNDPRGEWVADPMDAPNIRENLQYPISNPKTGKIYYPPPGRHWRFTQEKFELALADSRILFGKKGTSKPQFKRFKFEAQEKGVNPSTIWTDVGTATEGTKDLMEIFSGSKAFDTPKPTRLLQRILQIATDKNSLILDSFAGSGTTAHAVLKQNAEDGGHRRFLLVEMDEGIARNVTAERVRRVARGYTNAKGQQVPGLGGGFQFCRLSAKPLFDAEGQIRSDVRFAQLAEFVWFAETGTGYTGPAHSPLLGVHQGRAIYLLYNGILADRSVDGGNVLTGAVFDLLSPFPGPKVIYAAANRMGSRTAREGITFKQTPYALDV